Within the Desulfovibrio sp. genome, the region AGCCCGGCACGCCTTTGCGTCAACCCCTCACCCCAAGTTCGGCCTTTCGCACGCCCACCCCTGCTGTTGAAAACACAAAGGCTACTTCGCCCTTTCGCAAGGACTTGCAGATTTCGGATGAGGAATTTTTGCAGCTTCGTGATTTTATTTACCAGCAATGCGGCATTTTTATCGCCGAAAACCGCAAATATCTGGTTGAAAACCGTCTTTCCAATCGCATCAAGGATTTGAACCTCAAAAGTTACAACGAATACTACAATTTCCTCCGGTTTGATGCCAGTCGAAAGACTGAATTAAACAAGCTTTTTGAGGTTGTTACTACCAACGAAACCAGTTTTTTCCGCAATCCGCCGCAACTGGAAGTTTTTCAAAAAAACGTGCTGCCTGATATACTGGATCAATGCCGCCAAAAAGGACAAAAAAAATTACGTATCTGGTCGGCAGGCTGTTCCACAGGTGAGGAGCCCTATACCCTCGCTATCATTCTTCACGAAGTTCTCAGAAGTGAAATCCATAGCTGGGATATCAAAATAACGGCCAACGATCTTTCTGAAGCCGTACTTGCCGCCGCAAGGCGTGGCATCTACAGCGAGTATGCACTGCGCACCACGCCAAAATCCATCGTAGACACCTACTTCGTTAAAGAGGACAGTGTATACAAGATCAAGCCCGAACTGAAGAACCTCGTTTCTTTTGGGCAGATAAATCTTAGCGACAAAGAGCAGTTGAGGCGTGTTGATAAATCGCAGATCGTTTTTTGCCGTAATGTCATCATTTACTTTGACGATGAAATGAAGCGCAAAGTCATCAATGCCTTCTATGACAACCTGGAGGTCAATGGCGCACTGCTCATCGGCCATTCAGAGTCGCTGCACAATATCAGCCGTGCGTTCCAGCTGGAGCATTTCAAAGGCACCATCGTCTACCGCAAGCTGGCTTAGGCACGACATGTGCGCCAAGATCCTGGCTGTTGCCAATCAGAAAGGAGGCGTGGGAAAAACCACAACCGCTGTGACCCTGGGTTGTGCGCTGGTACGGGCGGGAAAAAAAATCCTGTTGCTGGACCTTGATCCGCATGCCTGTGCGACCCTGCACGCCAGGATATATCCAGAGGACGTGCGTTACAGCCTGCATGACATTTTTATGGCCTCCGAAGAAAGCTGGCCCGCGCTGTGGCCGCTTCTGCTGCGCTCACAGGCATTGCACGGTATGGATATGGCCCCTGGCAGCATTCGCCTGTCGGAGCTTGAAGTTGATTTTAAAGACAGAAGCGCCAAAGGCAGCATACTTGGCAGAAGCCTGGAGGCCGTGCGCAAGGATTATGACTTTATCATTCTGGATTGCCCGCCCCATGTAGGCATACTTCTTGTAAACGCACTGGTGGCGGCCGACTTGCTGATAATTCCGATACAGACAGATTTTTTGGCGCTGCACGGTTTGAAGCTGCTGTTTGACACGCTGCATACACTCAACAAGGCGCTGGGCAGACCCATTCTCTACCGGGCCCTGCCCACCATGTATGACAAGCGCGCCAAGGCATGCACCAGGGTACTGGAGCTTTTGCAGCGAAAAATGGATCACGCTATGTTCAACTCCATTATTGGCATTGACACACGTTTTCGTGAAGCCAGCGCTCAGGGATGCAGTATCTATGACATTGACCAGCATTCGCGAGGGGCACGCTGCTATGAAGCTCTTGCGCAGGAAGTGTTGCAACTATGGTAAAAACGCCTGAAGAATATTTCTCTGGTCAGAGTTTTACCCCGCCGGGTATGGCAGGGTCATCGTCTGCGCTCAGCGCCGCTGAACAGGCTTTTGTTCAAAAGTATCTTGGCGTTGATGCGCTGGCGGATATGTCCATATACGCGCCCGATGCCGCAGATGCAGCGCCGGACGCAGCCCTGGGCAGTATATCCACCCCCGGCGTTGAGGGGCGCGAGGATCATGCAGTGCGCCCCGCGCATTCCGCCGTCAGTTTAAAAACGCAATTGACCACACTGCCCACAGTGCAGATGGTGTCGTTCTATGTGCGCGAACAGATTTTTCTTCTGCCGGTTTGCGTGATTGTTGAAGTGTTGCGGCATATGCCGCTCACACGGCTGCCCATGGCTCCGCCCTTTGTAGCTGGCGTCGTCAACCTGCGGGGGCGCGTCACCCCGCTGCTGCACCTTGATGCCCTGCTGACCCTTGATCAGCAGCATCGTTACACACCCGAAAGTTTCATTGTGGTGTGCGGCAGTGAAGAAATGCAGCTTGGCCTTATCGTTGATAAGATTCATACTATGTATATGCTGGATCAGGCCAAGATCAACTGGAATGCCGAGGTCCAACTGGGAGCCAGCGCAGACCTGCTTTGCGGACTTGCCGAAGTGAATGACCACCTGCACGGCATTGTTGACCCACAAATGATCGTGGAAAAGCTGCTTGAAGCTTAATACACTAAATTTGTAATAAAATTGTGCCGTTGCAAAAAGTGTAAATAACCTCTAAACAGTTCGCATCGATATGACGTGTGGCAAGCTTTTGAGTGCTCTTTCAGGGCTCAGCCCTTTATTATGGCGCACATTCTTTGTGTGCGCGGCTGCTTTCAGCATAATCGGACAATCGAACACCCAGGTTTGCCCGATAAAGCGGCAGTCAACATCTGACGGACAGGAACGGATATTATGAAAAAACATATCATGGTCGTCGATGACTCAAAGACCATCCGTAATCTGGTGGCCTTTGTGCTAAAAGGAGAAGGCTTTAAGGTCAGTACCGCTGAAGACGGCCTTGATGCCATTGAAAAGCTGTACAGCCTGGACCCCGTTGATCTGATCGTCTCCGATGTCAACATGCCTCGCATGGATGGATTCACGTTCATTAAAACCATCCGCGCGCAGGACGCTTACAAGGACATCCCCATTATTGTTCTCTCAACGGAAGGACAGGAAAAGGATATACAGACCGGCATGAGCCTTGGGGCAAATCTTTATATGGTCAAGCCCGCCCAGCCCGAAAAAATGGTCCGTAATATAAAGATGCTCTTGGGTTAGCCGATAAGAAAGACAACATTACCCGTCAGGGTACAGCGCTTTCAGTCAAGCAGGGTATGGGGTATGAGCCAAGATTTTTTTGACCCAGAATTATTTGCCGACTTTATTGCAGAGGCAAAAGAGCATCTTGAGACCATCGAGCCCAATCTTTTGGAGCTTGAAAAGGCCCCAGGAAACTTGGCCCTGCTCAATGATATTTTTCGCCCCATGCATTCCCTCAAGGGAGCTTCAGGCTTTCTTGGGCTAAACCGTATCAATCAGCTTGCGCACAAGGCCGAAAATATTCTTGACGAACTGCGCAAAGGCAGCATGGTGGTCACATCGGAAATTATGGATGTCATTTTGGCCTCCACCGATGCCCTGCGTCAGATGATCGACAACCTTGAGGCCAACAATTCTGAAGGAGAGGTTGAAACCGGTCACATTATGGCGCAGATCGACGCCATTATGGCTGGCGACAGCCCCGCTCTGAACCCGCCCGCTGACGCTGCTCCTGTTGCCGAAACCGCTGCCGCCCCTGCGGTCACGGATGTTCAGGCACAAGGTGCCCTTCCGGCTGAAACCAGTGCTGGCGGGTACCCCGCAGCGGAATTGCCTCAGAATGCCCAGGCTGATTCCGTTTCTGCGCCCGACAATGCCAACGGCATGTCCGGCAAGGAATGGGTGGGCACCCTGCCTGCGCACGAGCCCTATGCCCTTACGGCCTTCGGCGAAGGACATCTTAAAGATTTCATCGACGAATCCATTGAGATCATAGAAAATCTCACCAATGGGCTTCTGGATCTTGAAGAAAATCCCACAGGTCAGAATGATCTGGTCAATGACCTTTTCCGCTTTTTCCACAATATGAAGGGCAATAGCGGCATTATTGGCTATAATGAGCTCAATGCGCTGACCCATGAAGCGGAAACCCTGCTTAACAATGTACGGCAGGGCAAGATAACTCCGAACCACGATCTTATCGACCTGCTCCTGCTGGTTGTGGATGTAATGGAAGCCCTGGTTCGCAATATTGATATTGCTTCCGGGCAGGCCACTCCCTTTGAAACCGATGCCGTGGTACGACAGCTCCAGGCTGCCCTGGCAGGCGGCCCCATTGCCTTGCCGGAAGAACTGCTGGCGGCGCAAGGGCGCGCCCATATGCCTGCCGAAGAACCCAGGGATTCCGGAACAGAGGCGGCTAACCAGGCCTCTTCTGTTGAAGTGGTCACCCCCACAATTATTCCGGTCGGTTCCGAAAGCGACGACACGGAAGCGTTCCGCGTTACCGTGCAGCAGCAGATTGAAATCATACACGCCGCTCTGGAAACACTCAAAAAAAACGGCAGCCACAAAGATTCCATCGACGCCCTGTTCCGTTGCCTTGTGGCCATAAAGAACGCCTGCGCCTTTGTGGGGCTAGCCGACATTAAGACCTACGCGGAACGCACCGCCGGCATCGTTGACCAGGGGCGCATCAGCGACATCGATTTTGGCCTTATGATCGACCTGCTCAGTCAGGAAGTCAGTATCATTGAAGATATGATCCGCCAGGCGCTGGCTGAGGGCAAAGTTGCGGCGGACGTCTGCTCCAGCGCTGAAAAAGCGGTGGATGAAAATGACGAATCTGACAGCCCGTCCACGGCATCTGACGCAGACCACACCCAGCCCAAAACTTCGACAGCAATGGCCAGCGTCGCTCCGGCCCAGGCATCCCAGCCCGTCGCAAGTCGTGAAGGGCAAAGCGCTGCCGTTAAACCTGCCGCGGCTTCAACCCCCGTGGCCCCTGCCGCCCCCGCCAGAACTGTCGCCCCGGCCGCACAGCCTGCTCCTGCGGCTGCCATGCCGCGTCCGGCTGCACCCCAGACCAAGGGGGCTGCGCCTGCTGCTGAAAATCACAAAAGTTCCTCGACTATACGAGTGGATCACGAACGCCTCGACCACCTCATGAACCTTATCGGCGAACTTATTATCAATCGTAACCGGTACACCCTCATTGCCCGCTCTCTTGAAGACAGCAGCGAAAAGGTGGACATCTCGCACGTGGCGCAAAGCCTTTCTGAAACCACCTATGCCATGGCCCGTATTTCTGATGATCTGCAAGACACCATCATGAAAGTACGCATGGTTCCGGTTTCTTCTGTATTTTCACGCTTCCCCCGCCTCGTGCGCGACCTTTCGCGCAAAAGCGGAAAAGAAGTGGACCTGATCATGGAAGGCGAGGAAACAGAACTGGACAAAAGCGTGGTGGAAGTTATCGGAGACCCGCTGGTACACCTTATCCGCAACTCTGTCGATCACGGCATTGAACCTGAGGATGTGCGCATTGCCGCAGGCAAGCCCCCCAAGGGCAAGGTCACGTTGCGTGCCTTCCACAAGGGCAATTCTGTTGCCATTGAAATTGAAGATGACGGCAAGGGCATAGACCCGGTCAAGATGCGCGAAATCGCCGTGCGCAAGGGCCTGATTACCACAGAAGAAGCCGCCCAGCTTGACGACCGAGAGGCTGTGGAACTCATCTTCGCGCCCGGCTTCTCCTCTGCCGACCAGATCACTGACATTTCCGGCCGAGGTGTTGGCATGGACGTTGTGCGTACCAATATCAAGAACCTAAAGGGCAGCGTCAGCACCCACTCCGAGGTCGGCAAGGGAACGCGCTTCACCCTCAGCCTGCCGCTGACTCTGGCCATTATTGATGCCCTTATGGTTAATGTTTCAGGCCAGATGTATGCCATCCCCCTTGATGCGGTGTCTGAAACGACAAAGATCGAGGCCAAGCGTCTTACCGACGTAAAGGGCCGCAAGGCCGTCACATTGCGCGGTGAGGTGCTTGGTATTGTTGAAATGGCAGAAATGCTTGGACTGCCCCGCGCCAGTGATCCCCTCCCCGATGTGCTTTCCGTTGTGGTCATTCACGATAATGACCGCCGCCTTGGCCTGGTTGTGGACAGGTTGCTGGAAAGGCAGGAAATCGTCATCAAGCCCCTTGGAGCCTACCTTGGGGATCTCAAGGGCATTTCCGGCGCGACCATTATGGGTGATGGTTCTGTTATCCTGATTCTGGATCCACATGAAATCTATCTGATGGCCACATCCAAGGCGTCGTCCATGGCTCCTCCGGCAGGAGAAAGCAAGCAGCCCGCTTCATCAGCCAGAGTTTGACAGGTATATGATGCAGAGAACTTTTCCTGATAACGACACCACACCGTTGTGCCCATCGGTTTCGAGAAAATTTCTTGCCTTTTAGTGCTGCATCAGCTATAGCACTTCTTCGCGCGGTTACGCCCACTCATACGCTGAACATCTTCCGGCGCAGGGCCTCGTTTTTGCCGCATGTGAAGTGAACAACTTTTTTGCATATACGGAGGATAGTATGAGCAAGGAATGCATTTTCTGCGGCAAAAAGCCCCAGGTTGGAAATCTCGTCAGCCATTCCAACATCAAGACCAAGCGTCGCTTCAACCCCAACCTCCAGCGCGTTCGGCACCAGTTCGCCGATGGCAGCGTGCGGACCCTTACCGTCTGCACCCGTTGCATCCGTTCTGGCGTGGTGTCCAAGCCCCTGGTTCGCAAGCAGGGTTAGCACCTTTTTTCGCATCTGAGGCCCCGTCAGTATTCTGTCGGGGCCTTTTTTGCTATATGCCGCCGACATTTTCGCGCGCTTCAAAGCCCACCAGCGGGCGCTGGCTTATTCGTAGAAGACCCAACAGCTTGCCACGGTTCTGGCGAAACATCAGCCAGGCCAGTGGAGCGGACAATTACGTGCGCTTTCGCGACTGGCTGCTGGTGCTCAATGCCCGCGCCATTCCTCACAAAACAGTTTCACTGTCGGGCAGGGAACAAATTTATGTTCCTCCCCTGCTCGAAGGCATCGCCCTTGCGGAGCTTGGCGAGTTTTCTGCTGAAAGCAGCAGGCCTGCGCCAGTTCCCAAGCCTTTGCGCATGCACAGGCATTATGCCTTTGCCGCGCTTTTTCTTTTGCCCCTGCTTGTCTGGCATGGCTGGCGCGTGGACTGGTGGCCAGCACCCCGTCTTTTGCCTCCGCCCGAAACATGGTCAGGGGCGGGCATGCTTGATAATGTTCTGGTACGCATCTACGGACAATGGTACCGACTGGCCACCGCACTGACCCTGCATGCAGGGCTGACGCATTTATGCGGTAATCTGGCCTTTGGCGCCATCTTCCTCCCCTTGCTTGCCCGGCTCACCGGAATAGGTCGCGCCCTGTGGCTTACTGTGGCTGGCGGCATCCTGGGCAACGGACTGACAGTGCTTTTTCGCCCACGCCTGGTCACTAGCATGGGCTTTTCCACCGCACTCTTTGCCGCAGTGGGGGCATTGGCCGGATTTATGGCCCTGCAACACAGCCAGCGCGGCAAGGCCATCCTGCCAATCGCGGCGGGAATCGCCATCCTGGCCATGCTCGGCACTGAAGGCGAACGCACTGACTACGCTGCGCATATTGCAGGCCTTTGCAGCGGCATGGCCTTGGGCGCATGGGAGGCCTGGCGCTTGGGAAAAAACTGGCCCGCCCTTCCTCAACTGCTGGCCGGAGCACTGGCTGTGGCGGTTCTTGTCCTGGCATGGTACTGGGCCTTTGCCGCACTTTGAGGCTGCTCCATTGGCTCCAGGCGCCCAGAAAAAAAGTCGGTACTGAACGCGGCAGACATGAACAGGCAAGAAACCACAGATCCTCGAAAATTTGCTTCACTAAGCCCGACGTCCTGGCAGTAAGCCCTACGTCCTGGATGTGCAGTCATCTATGCGCATCTGAAGCAGATTTTTTGGGAAAATCCGCAGGAGCCTGCCCCGCTGAATTTCACATTCCCCTGCCTTTTGCGCACGTACGCTTTTTCAAAGATTACATGCTTGCAACAAAAAGCGGCCAGCTTCCCAAAGGGAAAAGCTGGCCGCCAACGTATGGCCTCAGGGTCGTTTTACCTGCCGGTTTGTGGGGGCAGCCCATTGGCCGGGATTATTCAACAATCAATGCGCTTGCACCGATCCCGCGACGATGCCTAGGCCTCGTCGCTCAACCTGCGAAAGCTTTTTTTACCAGCACCGCAAACCGGGCAATGCCAATCATCCGGCAAATCTTCAAACTTGGTTCCCGCCGGAATCTTGTGGCGCTTGTCACCGCGATCGGGGTCATATACGTAACCACAGTTCACCATCTGGCAACGCCACATGTCATGAGGATCAGCCATGGAGCCTCCCTTGTAAACAATTATTAAGCAGCCGGAGTCCCGGTAACAAATCCCTTGCTGGAGGTTCCGGTGGTCGAGGGCGTGCCGGCAATCTTGGCAAGATAGGTGTCGCCCAGCTTGGCGATGTGGTTGCCAATATTTTCGTAATAGGTCAGATGTGCCTGTTCTTCATCAATAATACGTTCAAACAGACGCGCCGAGACGATGTCGCCCTGCTCCTTACAGACTGCAAGGAACTGGCTGTACGCCTCAATGGTTGCATCTTCTTGATTTGCGTCACTTTCATAGATTGCGGGCACGTCCTGTCCGGTAACGACTTTGCCCTCTTTATTGGTTGTGGGCTCACCACCCAGCTCTTTGATGCGTTCGGCAAAATTTTCAGCGTGGCGCATTTCATCAATGGCGATAAGTTTCATGTTGGCAGCCAGTTCACCATAGTCCATGTCGTCCAGGCTATAATGCTGGTTCATGTATTGGTGAATGGCGTGCAGCTCCAGGGCGCGAGCTTTGTTAAGAACTTCAATCACCTTGGCCTTACGATTATCTCTATTTTCTGCCATTCCAAAACTCCTTGGTGTTAAGCAGGTATGGTACATTTATAAACCGATTTGAATAAACGCACAAGCCAGACAGGCTCTGGAATGCGTAGGATTAAGAAAGCAAGAATTGCCCGTTACGGCACGTTCTCTTATCCCGCACATGAGTATATAAAATTTGCCCGCCTCGAGGCAACTCCTCAACGACGGGCAAATTTTATTCGCCTGAAAGGCGAAAAAACAGCGAAGGTTTCCTAATGACTGGTGCTGCGAATGCGGCCAGCGCACTCTTTGCAAATTCCGTCATATTCGATGCGCGAATTCAGAATGCTAGAAAAGCCATCAACACTCATGCCCGTAACTGAAGGCGCCTCTCGTGGTTCCATTACATCGCCGATGCGGCCGCACTGGATGCAACGCACATGCTGATGCCGGGAAATATCGCCGTCAAAACGCTTTGTGGAACCAGCCGCTTCAAGGCGACGGATCTCACCGCTATCCGCCAAAAAGTCGAGATTGCGGTACACAGTCCCCAAACTGATGCGGGGCAAGCGTTCACGCACGATGCTGTAGAGCTCATCTGCGGTTGGGTGCGTTTTTGCCTTACGCAGTTCTTCCAAAATCACCGCGCGCTGCCGGGTCATTCTTGTTTGAATTTGGGCCATATCGGTCTCCATTTGATAGTAAAAATTACTGTTACCGCAGGATACTGTCAAGCCCATTTCACCCAGAAAGCATTCTTTTTTTGCTATCTGGGTCCAATAAGCAGAATGACCGAATCTATGGCTTGAATTGAACCGAGATCAAAGATCGCGGTTCACGGTCACGCTGCTACGCGGTTGTCTTGAGCGAAAAAGCCTGAGTCTCACACCATGCGACCGTATATCGTCTGGAGCCGCGTCCTTGTACAAAGCGCGCATCATGTGCCTGTCATTATTTAAAAAGGCTGTTAATCAAGAGCCTTATAAAAACAACGCAACACACACGCCGACATGACGGTCTGATGCTTTTACCCTAGTATAACCTGCAGTGATATTTTTGAGTTTGAACACAGAACCCTTAACAGAGCGCAATGTTGCCACAGAGCGCCCGTTTCCCCCACCCTCATGCTCTGCCTCGAACCTAAGCGTAACCAATGAACTGCAGCCACGGGCGTCACGCACCCGCTGGCAACCGTGCCCCTAAACTGTCTCATAGCCAGGGTCAGCATTGCTTCGGCTCGAAGGCTTCACGTTCTCCTTCATTCTCCGCTGAGGCATGGAACAAAAGGCCCCCAGTTCCAAAAGCCTACAGATATCTTGCAAGCGGCATAGACCGGTACGGATCTACGCTTCTCCCGCCTGGTTTTCTGGCAAAAACGCCCGGTTGCCCCCGGCCGTTTTTCACCAACAAGACACCCGGCTCCAAAAAAGAACTACCGGCCTGTCGTCTCACGCGTCATATCGATCGCCTGGCCATGGTCATTTTGAGTGTTCACCCAAAACTACTCCGGGCCAAGTGATAACCAACGCAACAATGCTCAGTCCGGACGTTGCTTTACCGTGATGCGGCGTAGAATACGAGCCACAAAATTCGGCATTACTGCTTCGTCCTGCACTTCCACTGCTGTGTGTGAATCAAAGGAGTATGGTAAGGTATAAAACTTCTATCATGAGGTCAAGTATGGAGGGCCATGCAAACTGCAGTATTCGCAATTTTCAAGGCAATAACGTGTATTATTTGAAATTTTATTTTTGTTCAAATGCGCATAACTGTGGCATATGCTGCAAAATACATCCTGCTACAGCGGTACACTTGTATGTGTATGCCCATATTTTCGCAACAGTGTCTGTCCGGCAAAGGCCGCTCCCCAAAGCCCGCTGTCTGTATCTGTAACAAGATACACAGGAATGTGCTGTAAAAGAGTTAGCGTAGCCTCAGAAGAAGCGTATAGGCTTTCAAGAAATGTGGAGCTGGTGACGCAAAGCGGATTGGCGGCGGCCACTCCACCCGCTATCCACAAACCACCCCGGCAAAGGGTAGAGAGCATCCACCCCCTGCAAAAACGTCCTAAAAAGCGGGCATACCATTGAAGGGTTGGCGTATCACACGAAAGCGCACGCTCGCCGACTTGCCGTGGCTGCAGAAACTGTCCGGTAAGATAATAGTGCAGGATGGAAAGACCATCGCCACAAAGAACATTTTCGGCGCTGGCAAAAGGCCGCCCCAGTTCTCTGCACAAAAAGCGCCTGAATTCCTGTTCTTCGTCCTCAAAAAAAGCAAAAGCGGCATGCCCGGCCTCGCTGGAAAAAGGCAGCCACTCATCAGTTCCGACAGGCAGGAGGCTGGCAGCGCCAAGCCCGGTTCCTGCGCCGACAACCGAACGCGCCCCCATGCGGCCCGGCTCGTTTGAGCCACTGCCCCAAGCGGGTTTTGATGAGGCTTCCACAGCGACGCTCCGCTCTTTGGCAGGGCCCGCTACGTGCAACGCGCTCATTCCCGGCGGGGTCAGCGTGGCGTAAGCCTGGAGAGTAAAGTCATTGAGAAGCAGGCACCGGGCGGCCTGGCAGGCTGGCATGTCCGCAATATTAATGTACAGACTGCCATTGGTAAGGCGTCCCCGCTGCCTGTCCACAGGCCCGGCCAATCCCACCACAATGGCATCGGCGCTTTCAACAGGCTGCGACAGCGTTTCTGACAGTGCGGCAAACAGCGACTGTCTGCTGGTCAATATCTTGGAATCAATGCGAGTTGCCACTTCCAGGGAAAGCCTGTCATCCTCAAGGCTGAAACTGGCGAACCGACAGTTTGTGCCGCCAACGTCAGCTACAAGTATCCTCTGCATGGCTACCTCTCTTACCGTGAAGAGGCGCTTGCGCCAGACTCGTCAATTTTGCGCACAATGCTGGTAGTGCTGCATCCCTGCACCAGATCCGCCAGGAATACCCGTCCGCCGGAGGCGAGAACGACATCCGCCCCCACAACGCTGTCCACCGTGTAGTCGCTGCCTTTGACAAGCACATCAGGGCGTAGGGCCATAATAAGGTTCAGGGGAGTGTCTTCGTCAAAGAGCACCACAGCGTCTACACCGCTTAAGGCAGCCAGCAGCATGGCACGGCTTTGTTCATTTTGAACCGGGCGGCTGGGCCCCTTGAGGCGGCGTACAGATGCGTCGGAGTTCAGGCCCACCACAAGCCTTGTTCCCTGGGAGGCGCTTTGACGAATAAGAGAAATATGACCAGGATGCAGTAAGTCAAAGCAGCCATTTGTGAAGACGATACTTTCGTTCTTGCGACGCCAGTCTTCCGCTTTTTCAAGCAGATCCGGCAGGGCGTAAAGCTTGGGATTGTCTGCCCCCTGTCGCAGAGCCTGGCGCAATTCGCTGAGGCTTACGGGGGCTGTGCCCATTTTACCCACGGCCACACCGGCAGCGGCATTGGCCACATCCATGCTTTCTTCCCAGGTCAGACCGCTGCCTATGCAGGCCGCCAGGGTAGCGATGACGGTGTCTCCCGCTCCAGAAACATCCGCCACCTCACGCACCACAGACGGAACGTAGCGCGGCGGCGTATCTGGCGTGAACAAGGCCATTCCCTTGGCCCCGCGGGTTATAAGCAGCCTTTCAATGGCGTAGTCGCCGCGCACTCGATCCGCAAGCTTTTCGCGTGTTTCACGATCAAGTGGCATATTGGCGTCCCTGCCGCTAATGATATCAAACTCTGCCCTGTTCGGCGTGACGCAGTGCGCGCCCGCATAGCGCTCCCACCGTACGCCCTTGGGATCAACCAGCACCTTGATGCCAAGGCGGCGCGCCTCTTCTATGACAAGGCGGCATAAATTGCGGCCCTGTTCAGTGTCCAGCAATACACCTTTGCCATAGTCGGAAATAACGACAGCCTGGCATGCAGGCAGCAAATCCCGCGCAGCCTGCCACAAGGCTTCAAGTTCTTGCGCCGAGGGGCAGCGGCATTGTTCTTCATCCAGACGCAGTAATTGCTGGCCCTGTGCGATCATCCTGGTTTTGCAGGTAGTGGCGCGTGTCAACGATGGCACAAGGCGGTGTGTGATGCCTGTCTGT harbors:
- a CDS encoding protein-glutamate O-methyltransferase CheR translates to MQISDEEFLQLRDFIYQQCGIFIAENRKYLVENRLSNRIKDLNLKSYNEYYNFLRFDASRKTELNKLFEVVTTNETSFFRNPPQLEVFQKNVLPDILDQCRQKGQKKLRIWSAGCSTGEEPYTLAIILHEVLRSEIHSWDIKITANDLSEAVLAAARRGIYSEYALRTTPKSIVDTYFVKEDSVYKIKPELKNLVSFGQINLSDKEQLRRVDKSQIVFCRNVIIYFDDEMKRKVINAFYDNLEVNGALLIGHSESLHNISRAFQLEHFKGTIVYRKLA
- a CDS encoding ParA family protein, producing MCAKILAVANQKGGVGKTTTAVTLGCALVRAGKKILLLDLDPHACATLHARIYPEDVRYSLHDIFMASEESWPALWPLLLRSQALHGMDMAPGSIRLSELEVDFKDRSAKGSILGRSLEAVRKDYDFIILDCPPHVGILLVNALVAADLLIIPIQTDFLALHGLKLLFDTLHTLNKALGRPILYRALPTMYDKRAKACTRVLELLQRKMDHAMFNSIIGIDTRFREASAQGCSIYDIDQHSRGARCYEALAQEVLQLW
- a CDS encoding chemotaxis protein CheW, with protein sequence MVKTPEEYFSGQSFTPPGMAGSSSALSAAEQAFVQKYLGVDALADMSIYAPDAADAAPDAALGSISTPGVEGREDHAVRPAHSAVSLKTQLTTLPTVQMVSFYVREQIFLLPVCVIVEVLRHMPLTRLPMAPPFVAGVVNLRGRVTPLLHLDALLTLDQQHRYTPESFIVVCGSEEMQLGLIVDKIHTMYMLDQAKINWNAEVQLGASADLLCGLAEVNDHLHGIVDPQMIVEKLLEA
- a CDS encoding response regulator, yielding MKKHIMVVDDSKTIRNLVAFVLKGEGFKVSTAEDGLDAIEKLYSLDPVDLIVSDVNMPRMDGFTFIKTIRAQDAYKDIPIIVLSTEGQEKDIQTGMSLGANLYMVKPAQPEKMVRNIKMLLG
- a CDS encoding Hpt domain-containing protein, whose protein sequence is MSQDFFDPELFADFIAEAKEHLETIEPNLLELEKAPGNLALLNDIFRPMHSLKGASGFLGLNRINQLAHKAENILDELRKGSMVVTSEIMDVILASTDALRQMIDNLEANNSEGEVETGHIMAQIDAIMAGDSPALNPPADAAPVAETAAAPAVTDVQAQGALPAETSAGGYPAAELPQNAQADSVSAPDNANGMSGKEWVGTLPAHEPYALTAFGEGHLKDFIDESIEIIENLTNGLLDLEENPTGQNDLVNDLFRFFHNMKGNSGIIGYNELNALTHEAETLLNNVRQGKITPNHDLIDLLLLVVDVMEALVRNIDIASGQATPFETDAVVRQLQAALAGGPIALPEELLAAQGRAHMPAEEPRDSGTEAANQASSVEVVTPTIIPVGSESDDTEAFRVTVQQQIEIIHAALETLKKNGSHKDSIDALFRCLVAIKNACAFVGLADIKTYAERTAGIVDQGRISDIDFGLMIDLLSQEVSIIEDMIRQALAEGKVAADVCSSAEKAVDENDESDSPSTASDADHTQPKTSTAMASVAPAQASQPVASREGQSAAVKPAAASTPVAPAAPARTVAPAAQPAPAAAMPRPAAPQTKGAAPAAENHKSSSTIRVDHERLDHLMNLIGELIINRNRYTLIARSLEDSSEKVDISHVAQSLSETTYAMARISDDLQDTIMKVRMVPVSSVFSRFPRLVRDLSRKSGKEVDLIMEGEETELDKSVVEVIGDPLVHLIRNSVDHGIEPEDVRIAAGKPPKGKVTLRAFHKGNSVAIEIEDDGKGIDPVKMREIAVRKGLITTEEAAQLDDREAVELIFAPGFSSADQITDISGRGVGMDVVRTNIKNLKGSVSTHSEVGKGTRFTLSLPLTLAIIDALMVNVSGQMYAIPLDAVSETTKIEAKRLTDVKGRKAVTLRGEVLGIVEMAEMLGLPRASDPLPDVLSVVVIHDNDRRLGLVVDRLLERQEIVIKPLGAYLGDLKGISGATIMGDGSVILILDPHEIYLMATSKASSMAPPAGESKQPASSARV
- the rpmB gene encoding 50S ribosomal protein L28; this encodes MSKECIFCGKKPQVGNLVSHSNIKTKRRFNPNLQRVRHQFADGSVRTLTVCTRCIRSGVVSKPLVRKQG
- a CDS encoding rhomboid family intramembrane serine protease, yielding MPPTFSRASKPTSGRWLIRRRPNSLPRFWRNISQASGADNYVRFRDWLLVLNARAIPHKTVSLSGREQIYVPPLLEGIALAELGEFSAESSRPAPVPKPLRMHRHYAFAALFLLPLLVWHGWRVDWWPAPRLLPPPETWSGAGMLDNVLVRIYGQWYRLATALTLHAGLTHLCGNLAFGAIFLPLLARLTGIGRALWLTVAGGILGNGLTVLFRPRLVTSMGFSTALFAAVGALAGFMALQHSQRGKAILPIAAGIAILAMLGTEGERTDYAAHIAGLCSGMALGAWEAWRLGKNWPALPQLLAGALAVAVLVLAWYWAFAAL
- a CDS encoding rubredoxin, giving the protein MADPHDMWRCQMVNCGYVYDPDRGDKRHKIPAGTKFEDLPDDWHCPVCGAGKKSFRRLSDEA
- a CDS encoding bacterioferritin — its product is MAENRDNRKAKVIEVLNKARALELHAIHQYMNQHYSLDDMDYGELAANMKLIAIDEMRHAENFAERIKELGGEPTTNKEGKVVTGQDVPAIYESDANQEDATIEAYSQFLAVCKEQGDIVSARLFERIIDEEQAHLTYYENIGNHIAKLGDTYLAKIAGTPSTTGTSSKGFVTGTPAA
- a CDS encoding transcriptional repressor — protein: MAQIQTRMTRQRAVILEELRKAKTHPTADELYSIVRERLPRISLGTVYRNLDFLADSGEIRRLEAAGSTKRFDGDISRHQHVRCIQCGRIGDVMEPREAPSVTGMSVDGFSSILNSRIEYDGICKECAGRIRSTSH